One window from the genome of Streptomyces sp. NBC_01476 encodes:
- a CDS encoding ABC transporter ATP-binding protein yields MTTIGIDKVSRWFGNVVAVNDITMTISPGVTGLLGPNGAGKSTLINMMAGFLAPSTGAVTLDGVPVWRNEQAYREIGIVPERESMYDFLTAYEFVVANAELHGLQDPGAAAQRALATVEMEYAQHRRIETYSKGMRQRAKMASALVHDPSVLLLDEPFNGMDPRQRLQLMELLRQMGASGRTVLFSSHILEEVEQLAHHIEVVVAGRHAASGDFRKIRRLMTDRPHRYLVRSSDDRLLASALIGHMSTAGIEVDRAEKALRVQAVDFAGFTEFLPRIARDHGIRLYTVSPSDESLESVFSYLVTA; encoded by the coding sequence GTGACGACGATCGGCATCGACAAGGTCTCGCGCTGGTTCGGCAACGTGGTGGCGGTCAACGACATCACCATGACGATCAGTCCCGGCGTGACCGGCCTGCTGGGCCCGAACGGCGCCGGCAAGTCCACCCTGATCAACATGATGGCGGGCTTCCTCGCCCCCTCCACCGGCGCGGTCACCCTGGACGGCGTCCCCGTCTGGCGCAACGAGCAGGCGTACCGCGAGATCGGCATCGTGCCGGAACGGGAGTCGATGTACGACTTCCTGACCGCGTACGAGTTCGTCGTCGCCAACGCCGAGCTGCACGGCCTGCAGGACCCAGGCGCCGCCGCCCAGCGGGCGCTGGCCACCGTGGAGATGGAGTACGCCCAGCACCGGCGGATCGAGACGTACAGCAAGGGCATGCGGCAGCGCGCCAAGATGGCGTCCGCGCTGGTCCACGACCCCTCGGTGCTGCTGCTCGACGAGCCGTTCAACGGCATGGACCCCCGGCAGCGGCTGCAGCTGATGGAGCTGCTGCGGCAGATGGGCGCGAGCGGCCGGACCGTTCTGTTCTCCTCGCACATCCTGGAGGAGGTCGAGCAGCTCGCCCACCACATCGAGGTGGTGGTGGCCGGCCGGCACGCCGCGTCCGGCGACTTCCGCAAGATCCGCCGGCTGATGACCGACCGTCCGCACCGGTACCTCGTACGGTCCAGCGACGACCGGCTGCTCGCCTCCGCCCTGATCGGGCACATGTCCACGGCCGGCATCGAGGTGGACCGGGCGGAGAAGGCGCTGCGCGTCCAGGCCGTCGACTTCGCCGGCTTCACCGAGTTCCTGCCCCGGATCGCCCGTGACCACGGCATCCGGCTCTACACGGTCTCGCCGTCAGACGAGTCCCTGGAGAGCGTCTTCTCTTACCTGGTCACGGCATAA
- a CDS encoding ABC-2 transporter permease, protein MTQPDVTTTPPPAVPGAAGTTTPADVIHNIGYRKYDGPRLGRSYARRSLYVQSLRGAYGLGRSAKSKVLPMLLLGAICAPALIMVAVVVFTDMNKLPVDYTRYAIVLQAVITLFVASQAPQSASRDLRFKITPLYFSRPIERVDYVAAKYAALSTALFLLTALPLVILYVGALLAKLSFGTQTAGFAKGLLSVLLLSVLFAGIGLVIAAITPRRGFGVAAIIAVFVITYGAVSAVQGVADTQEKYDVIGWLGLFAPITLIDGFSSWFLGATSAFPHASGPPDAFAGIVYLLVIAGIVAGSFGLLMRRYRKVGLS, encoded by the coding sequence GTGACGCAGCCTGACGTGACCACCACGCCACCCCCCGCCGTCCCCGGTGCCGCCGGCACCACCACCCCCGCCGACGTCATCCACAACATCGGCTACCGCAAGTACGACGGCCCGCGCCTCGGCCGCAGCTACGCCCGCCGCTCGCTGTACGTGCAGAGCCTGCGCGGCGCCTACGGCCTCGGCCGCAGCGCCAAGTCCAAGGTGCTGCCGATGCTGCTGCTCGGCGCGATCTGCGCGCCGGCGCTGATCATGGTGGCCGTGGTGGTCTTCACCGACATGAACAAGCTGCCGGTCGACTACACCCGCTACGCGATCGTGCTGCAGGCCGTCATCACGCTCTTCGTCGCCTCCCAGGCCCCGCAGTCCGCCTCCCGCGACCTGCGCTTCAAGATCACGCCGCTGTACTTCTCCCGGCCGATCGAGCGCGTCGACTACGTGGCCGCCAAGTACGCGGCGCTCTCCACCGCGCTCTTCCTGCTGACCGCACTCCCCCTGGTCATCCTTTACGTCGGCGCGCTGCTGGCGAAGCTGAGCTTCGGCACCCAGACCGCCGGGTTTGCGAAGGGTCTGTTGTCCGTCCTGCTGCTCTCCGTGCTCTTCGCCGGCATCGGCCTGGTGATCGCCGCGATCACCCCGCGCCGCGGCTTCGGTGTCGCCGCGATCATCGCGGTCTTCGTCATCACCTATGGCGCGGTCTCCGCCGTCCAGGGCGTCGCCGACACCCAGGAGAAGTACGACGTGATCGGCTGGCTCGGCCTCTTCGCGCCGATCACCCTGATCGACGGCTTCTCCAGCTGGTTCCTCGGCGCGACCTCCGCCTTCCCGCACGCCTCCGGACCGCCGGACGCGTTCGCCGGGATCGTGTATCTGCTGGTCATCGCCGGCATCGTGGCGGGCTCCTTCGGCCTGCTGATGCGCCGCTACCGGAAGGTGGGCCTGTCGTGA
- a CDS encoding ABC transporter ATP-binding protein, with protein MIATESLSKRYPRVTALDRLTVDITPGVTGLVGANGAGKSTLIKILLGLSPATEGRAAVLGLDVATSGAEIRGLVGYMPEHDCLPPDVSATEFVVHMARMSGLPPTAARERTADTLRHVGLYEERYRPMGGYSTGMKQRVKLAQALVHDPKLVLLDEPTNGLDPAGRDEMLGLIRRVHSDFGISVLVTSHLLGELERTSDQIVVIDGGKLLRASTTSDFTQATASLAVEVTDREQELLALLTAGGLTAQRAGHLLLVDIADDETYDLVRDAVAQLGVGLVRMEQRRHRIAELFTDDPHMPPDPDGPYAPTDPTDPHRPTDPHAPPPTPTATQEGADRDAA; from the coding sequence GTGATCGCTACCGAGAGCCTGAGCAAGCGGTACCCAAGGGTGACCGCACTCGACCGGCTGACCGTCGACATCACCCCGGGCGTCACCGGCCTGGTGGGTGCCAACGGGGCCGGCAAATCGACCCTGATCAAGATCCTGCTGGGGCTGTCCCCGGCGACCGAGGGTCGCGCGGCCGTGCTGGGGCTCGACGTGGCGACGTCCGGCGCCGAGATCCGCGGCCTGGTCGGCTACATGCCCGAGCACGACTGCCTGCCGCCCGACGTCTCGGCCACCGAGTTCGTCGTGCACATGGCCCGGATGTCGGGGCTGCCCCCGACCGCCGCCCGGGAACGCACCGCCGACACCCTGCGCCATGTCGGCCTCTACGAAGAGCGCTACCGCCCGATGGGCGGCTACTCCACCGGCATGAAGCAGCGTGTCAAGCTCGCCCAGGCGCTGGTCCACGACCCCAAGCTGGTGCTGCTCGACGAGCCCACCAATGGCCTCGACCCGGCCGGCCGCGACGAGATGCTCGGCCTGATCCGGCGGGTCCACAGCGACTTCGGCATCTCGGTGCTGGTCACCTCCCACCTGCTCGGCGAGCTGGAACGCACCAGTGACCAGATCGTCGTCATCGACGGCGGCAAGCTGCTGCGCGCCTCCACCACCAGCGACTTCACCCAGGCCACCGCCTCCCTCGCGGTCGAGGTCACCGACCGGGAGCAGGAGCTGCTGGCGCTGCTGACCGCCGGCGGCCTGACCGCCCAGCGGGCCGGCCACCTGCTGCTGGTCGACATCGCGGACGACGAGACGTACGACCTGGTACGGGACGCGGTCGCCCAGCTCGGCGTCGGCCTGGTGCGGATGGAGCAGCGCCGCCACCGCATCGCCGAACTCTTCACCGACGACCCGCACATGCCGCCCGACCCCGATGGCCCGTACGCCCCGACCGACCCGACCGACCCGCACCGCCCGACCGACCCGCACGCCCCGCCCCCCACCCCCACCGCGACCCAGGAAGGAGCAGACCGTGACGCAGCCTGA
- a CDS encoding metal-dependent hydrolase, with protein sequence MSHAIRPRRVTFDWKRTPLHWIPDEPTATHVINVLHLLLPAGERWFVKVFKEALPLVTDEQLLKDVRGFMGQEATHSVQHAYVLEHLAEQNLDTTAYTRHVEWMFDVLLGERPPRVVPVPRREWLRFRLSLIAAIEHFTAVLGDWILDAEALDRAGSDEVMLDLLRWHGAEEVEHRAVAFDMYQHVGGKGAVRYLRRAEGMVMAWPTLVYLWIVGARFLLRHDPQLAGGRYRLRDHRAAARRGLLPSWASLNAAMPRYLRRSYHPSQEGSLRKAVDYLAISPAARAVAAKTTGDLAAS encoded by the coding sequence ATGAGCCACGCCATCAGACCGCGCCGGGTCACCTTCGACTGGAAGCGGACCCCGCTGCACTGGATTCCGGACGAGCCGACCGCGACGCACGTCATCAACGTGCTGCACCTGCTGCTGCCCGCGGGGGAGCGCTGGTTCGTCAAGGTCTTCAAGGAGGCGCTGCCGCTGGTCACCGACGAGCAGTTGCTCAAGGACGTCAGGGGGTTCATGGGCCAGGAGGCCACGCACAGCGTCCAGCACGCGTACGTGCTGGAGCATCTGGCCGAGCAGAATCTCGACACCACCGCGTACACGCGGCACGTGGAGTGGATGTTCGACGTGCTGCTCGGCGAGCGGCCACCGCGGGTCGTGCCGGTCCCGCGCCGCGAATGGCTGCGCTTCCGGCTGTCGCTGATCGCGGCGATCGAGCACTTCACCGCGGTGCTCGGCGACTGGATCCTGGACGCGGAGGCGCTGGACCGGGCCGGGAGCGACGAGGTGATGCTTGACCTGCTGCGCTGGCACGGCGCGGAAGAGGTCGAGCACCGGGCGGTCGCCTTCGACATGTACCAGCACGTCGGCGGCAAGGGCGCGGTCCGCTACCTGCGCCGGGCCGAGGGCATGGTGATGGCCTGGCCGACGCTGGTCTACCTGTGGATCGTCGGGGCCCGCTTTCTGCTGCGGCACGACCCCCAACTGGCCGGGGGACGTTACCGCCTCCGCGACCACCGGGCCGCCGCCCGCCGCGGGCTGCTCCCGTCCTGGGCCTCGCTCAACGCGGCGATGCCGCGCTATCTGCGGCGGTCGTACCATCCGTCCCAGGAGGGTTCGCTGCGCAAGGCCGTGGACTACCTGGCGATATCCCCGGCGGCGCGGGCCGTCGCGGCGAAGACGACCGGTGATCTGGCCGCTTCCTGA
- a CDS encoding MerR family transcriptional regulator: MSTAAEQRAYRIEDLSRLSGTTVRNIRAYTDRGLLPKPGRSGRANVYDDTHLARLRQITDLLERGYTLASIKELLTAWDTGAGLGGVLGLVDEVDRPWSDEQPARIGLAGLAEAFGGGADPTAVEEALRLGVLERVPGGDEEFLVPSPRELAVAVELHAAGVPLAAITGHLRELRVQVEHISERFLEFTTEYVFQRFLQHPPTDAEATEAAGLIRRLRPLAQQTVDAELARAMRTRATEHIRRALGDAAPPPVEPGPVPPPLGPDEPPRAAPHASTADGDRQAPASGASGEPARGTTHDLADADLPVPVPPLPAGAGEPPREAVHAPAAGDVSAPGPGELPVPVPVPLPAATVAAVRALVGPERVPEFVAAAADREVAARRMDALAEGD, from the coding sequence GTGAGCACCGCCGCCGAGCAGCGCGCGTACCGGATCGAGGACCTGTCCCGGCTGAGCGGGACCACGGTCCGCAACATCCGCGCGTACACCGACCGCGGCCTGCTCCCCAAGCCGGGGCGCAGCGGCCGGGCCAACGTGTACGACGACACGCACCTGGCCCGGCTGCGGCAGATCACCGACCTGCTGGAACGCGGCTACACCCTGGCCAGCATCAAGGAGTTGCTGACCGCCTGGGACACCGGTGCGGGTCTGGGCGGCGTGCTGGGTCTGGTCGACGAGGTGGACCGGCCCTGGTCCGACGAGCAGCCGGCCCGGATCGGCCTGGCCGGGCTGGCGGAGGCGTTCGGCGGCGGCGCGGATCCGACCGCGGTGGAGGAGGCGTTGCGGCTCGGCGTGCTGGAGCGGGTGCCGGGCGGCGACGAGGAGTTCCTGGTACCGAGCCCCCGGGAGCTGGCGGTCGCCGTCGAACTGCACGCCGCGGGGGTGCCGCTGGCCGCGATCACCGGTCATCTCCGGGAGCTGCGGGTGCAGGTGGAGCACATCTCCGAGCGGTTCCTGGAGTTCACCACGGAGTACGTCTTCCAGCGGTTCCTCCAGCACCCGCCGACCGACGCCGAGGCCACCGAGGCAGCCGGCCTGATCCGCCGGCTCCGCCCCCTCGCCCAGCAGACCGTCGACGCGGAACTCGCCCGGGCGATGCGGACGCGGGCGACCGAGCACATCCGCCGCGCCCTGGGGGACGCGGCGCCCCCACCGGTCGAGCCGGGACCGGTGCCGCCACCGCTCGGGCCGGACGAACCCCCACGTGCGGCGCCCCACGCCTCTACCGCAGACGGCGACCGGCAGGCACCGGCGTCAGGCGCCTCCGGCGAACCCGCACGTGGGACGACCCACGACCTCGCTGACGCCGACCTGCCCGTCCCTGTGCCACCGTTGCCGGCTGGAGCCGGCGAACCTCCGCGCGAGGCGGTCCACGCCCCCGCCGCGGGTGACGTGTCTGCCCCGGGCCCCGGCGAGCTGCCCGTCCCGGTGCCGGTGCCACTGCCGGCGGCCACGGTCGCCGCCGTCCGCGCGCTGGTCGGGCCCGAGCGGGTCCCGGAGTTCGTGGCGGCGGCCGCCGATCGTGAGGTGGCCGCGCGGCGGATGGACGCTCTCGCCGAGGGCGACTGA
- a CDS encoding LLM class flavin-dependent oxidoreductase has protein sequence MRSWRSTPVWSSSSAWDIRQYRAAGSPGVTVVSCASCRRMDRLYEHGLGSPNFRHPVVLAKELMTLDDVSGGRITLGIGSGGTGFDAVVLGGEEWSPRERADRFAEFVGLLDRLLREPDVTAKGEHYSAFEARNIPGCVQTPRVPFAVAGTGPRGMRLAARYGQAWVTTGDPALYEDGTPQESVAAIRGQVERVSAALEAEGREPGAVSKILLTGFTPERKEPFGSVEAFVDFAGRHAEAGIDEIVVHWPIPDSDFGYDQAVFERIATEAPARLGG, from the coding sequence ATGCGCTCCTGGCGGTCGACGCCGGTCTGGTCGTCGTCGTCCGCCTGGGATATCCGGCAGTACAGAGCCGCCGGTTCACCTGGGGTTACTGTCGTCTCCTGTGCCTCATGTCGCCGCATGGACAGATTGTATGAACATGGATTGGGCTCGCCGAACTTCCGGCACCCGGTGGTGCTCGCCAAGGAGCTGATGACGCTCGACGATGTCAGCGGCGGGCGGATCACGCTGGGGATCGGGTCCGGCGGGACCGGGTTCGACGCGGTGGTGCTCGGAGGTGAGGAGTGGTCGCCGCGGGAACGGGCGGACCGGTTCGCGGAGTTCGTGGGGTTGCTTGACCGGCTGCTGCGGGAGCCGGATGTGACCGCGAAGGGCGAGCACTACTCGGCGTTCGAGGCGCGGAACATCCCCGGGTGCGTCCAGACGCCCCGCGTGCCGTTCGCGGTGGCGGGGACCGGGCCGCGGGGGATGCGGCTGGCGGCTCGCTACGGGCAGGCGTGGGTGACCACGGGGGACCCGGCGTTGTACGAGGACGGGACCCCGCAGGAGTCGGTGGCGGCGATCCGCGGGCAGGTGGAGCGGGTGTCGGCGGCGCTGGAGGCGGAGGGGCGTGAGCCAGGCGCGGTGTCGAAGATCCTGCTGACCGGCTTCACACCGGAACGCAAGGAGCCCTTCGGTTCGGTGGAGGCCTTCGTCGACTTCGCGGGGCGCCACGCCGAGGCCGGGATCGACGAGATCGTCGTGCACTGGCCGATCCCGGATTCCGACTTCGGTTACGACCAGGCGGTCTTCGAGCGGATCGCCACGGAGGCGCCGGCGCGGCTGGGCGGCTGA
- a CDS encoding recombinase family protein: protein MRRHEAQETTVTPGEPAALYCRISQADDDDQTGVDRQERICREIAERRGLVIDPSHVFVDNSRSAWRRNRKRPGWDQLLASAHRREFRHIIAYHPDRLMRQPRDLEELLQVSDDHQILLHGEANRRNLSDPDDRFILRIEVAHACRSSDDTSRRLKSALKERAETGLPHSGKRRLGYEADGMTIREDEAEIVREVFDRYLKGQSPSAIALLLHKRGVKTVYGKEWSQGTVRALLDSRHVAGIRMHQGEEVGPGKWPAIIEPGIWQETRARREYRSAIHQTNLELRRFYLLRGVVMCGRCGTLMSGTKVGAVPTYLCTRKSRNGDKKCVRRIAAVKLEGFVTDAAVDLLRRLTVNGQLTSTSLPDAASRSVEADQQQLDELNQMWTAKEITTAEYRGMRKEITDRIAKAQRRLVVRPMKLLEGLTGPGAAKAWEAEDMTDERRNAVMRFLFAGIVIDASTKPSGVFDWDRISIEQNQL, encoded by the coding sequence ATGCGGCGACATGAGGCACAGGAGACGACAGTAACCCCAGGTGAACCGGCGGCTCTGTACTGCCGGATATCCCAGGCGGACGACGACGACCAGACCGGCGTCGACCGCCAGGAGCGCATCTGCCGGGAGATCGCCGAGCGTCGTGGGCTGGTCATCGATCCCAGCCACGTCTTCGTGGACAACAGCCGCTCAGCCTGGCGCCGCAACCGGAAGCGGCCGGGCTGGGACCAGCTCCTCGCAAGCGCCCACCGCCGGGAGTTTCGGCACATCATCGCCTACCACCCCGACCGCCTGATGCGGCAGCCGCGAGACCTCGAAGAACTGCTCCAGGTCTCGGACGACCACCAGATCCTGCTCCACGGGGAGGCGAACCGGCGGAACCTCTCCGACCCCGACGACCGCTTCATCCTGCGCATCGAGGTCGCCCACGCCTGCCGCTCCTCGGACGACACCTCCCGCCGCCTAAAGTCGGCTCTGAAGGAGCGGGCCGAGACGGGCCTCCCGCACTCCGGCAAGCGCCGCCTCGGGTACGAGGCGGACGGCATGACCATCCGCGAGGACGAGGCCGAGATCGTCCGTGAGGTCTTCGACCGTTACCTGAAGGGTCAGAGCCCGAGCGCCATCGCACTCCTCCTCCACAAGCGCGGCGTCAAGACCGTCTACGGCAAGGAGTGGTCCCAGGGCACCGTCCGTGCTCTCCTCGACTCGCGGCACGTCGCCGGCATCCGCATGCACCAGGGCGAAGAGGTCGGTCCGGGCAAGTGGCCGGCGATCATCGAGCCGGGAATCTGGCAGGAGACCCGCGCCCGGCGCGAATACCGGTCTGCGATCCATCAGACAAACCTGGAGCTGCGCCGCTTCTACCTGCTGCGTGGCGTGGTGATGTGCGGACGATGCGGCACGCTCATGTCGGGCACCAAGGTGGGCGCCGTGCCGACGTATCTGTGCACGCGCAAGAGCCGGAACGGCGACAAGAAGTGCGTCCGGCGCATCGCAGCGGTGAAGCTGGAAGGCTTCGTCACGGATGCTGCCGTTGACCTTCTGCGCCGGCTCACCGTCAACGGGCAACTCACCTCCACTTCGCTGCCCGATGCCGCCTCGCGATCCGTGGAAGCCGATCAGCAGCAGCTCGATGAGCTGAATCAAATGTGGACTGCAAAAGAGATCACGACGGCGGAATATCGCGGGATGCGCAAGGAGATCACCGACCGCATCGCCAAGGCGCAGCGACGCCTGGTGGTCCGGCCGATGAAGCTGTTGGAGGGGCTCACCGGTCCCGGGGCGGCGAAGGCGTGGGAAGCCGAGGACATGACGGATGAACGGCGCAACGCGGTGATGCGCTTCCTCTTCGCCGGGATCGTCATCGACGCATCGACCAAGCCCAGCGGTGTCTTCGACTGGGACCGGATCAGCATCGAGCAGAACCAGCTATAG
- a CDS encoding DUF2637 domain-containing protein — translation MPTTATPSPAQQVPAAEPASGGRSSWWDPLALIMLGLAGGALSYDSLRQMAVAVHVRPHLAYLFPLVVDGFIAYGVRALLVLRDAPWPARAYAWALFGTATAASLWANAVHAVRLNQPGVHTLTLGDHTVAVLSAIAPLALAGATHMHILIGRQSSSRRAAAGTPTMIPAAPATIPAEGRVTPPQAEPVGQPPVWSTSAAEAEDGPALEVEDLTAQGDATPSADDESPVHKVNGSSGEPSRIGRGGRKAEASIEQLADIISRAFPDSGQVTRAMARQAIEARGISAGNERVAEALKLLQPTDEARPHPSTD, via the coding sequence ATGCCCACCACCGCAACACCGTCCCCTGCCCAGCAGGTCCCGGCAGCCGAGCCCGCTTCCGGCGGCCGTTCGTCCTGGTGGGATCCGCTCGCGCTGATCATGCTCGGCTTGGCCGGCGGCGCGCTGTCGTACGACTCTCTGCGGCAGATGGCCGTCGCGGTCCATGTCCGTCCGCACCTGGCCTACCTGTTCCCGCTGGTCGTCGATGGGTTCATCGCGTACGGCGTCCGCGCCCTCCTTGTCCTGCGCGACGCGCCCTGGCCCGCCCGTGCCTACGCCTGGGCCCTGTTCGGCACCGCCACGGCGGCCAGCCTGTGGGCGAACGCTGTGCACGCCGTCCGCCTCAACCAGCCCGGCGTCCACACCCTGACCCTCGGTGATCACACCGTGGCCGTCCTGTCGGCGATAGCACCGCTGGCCCTGGCCGGAGCCACTCACATGCACATCCTCATAGGCCGCCAGAGCAGCAGCCGTCGCGCCGCCGCCGGAACTCCCACCATGATTCCGGCGGCCCCGGCCACGATTCCGGCCGAGGGGCGGGTAACGCCTCCGCAGGCCGAGCCAGTGGGACAGCCGCCCGTTTGGTCCACCTCGGCGGCCGAAGCGGAAGACGGGCCGGCCCTCGAGGTAGAGGACCTCACCGCCCAGGGCGACGCAACCCCTTCAGCGGACGACGAAAGCCCTGTTCACAAGGTGAACGGCAGTTCCGGTGAACCGTCGCGAATCGGTCGTGGTGGACGCAAGGCGGAGGCGTCGATCGAGCAGCTCGCCGACATCATCAGCCGGGCCTTTCCGGATTCCGGCCAGGTCACCCGAGCCATGGCCCGCCAGGCCATCGAAGCCCGAGGGATTTCGGCGGGAAACGAGCGCGTAGCCGAAGCCCTCAAGCTCCTCCAGCCCACCGACGAAGCCCGTCCCCACCCCAGCACCGACTGA
- a CDS encoding MobC family plasmid mobilization relaxosome protein, translated as MAQVPGRQGATGDGCGPEGGPAPRTAPTRTRQRRRTRTRQNKRRPAVSVRLSTTERTEVEGAADHAGASLAKFMAQASLAAAHDINRVAANLLDLRGTIRELVAARTDLARVGNNINQIARTLNSGGDPIGAEAALADVRRAAARLETAAQQLVERA; from the coding sequence GTGGCGCAGGTCCCCGGCCGCCAGGGGGCGACCGGCGACGGGTGCGGGCCCGAGGGCGGCCCCGCACCAAGGACAGCTCCGACCCGTACGCGACAGCGGCGCCGCACCCGTACCCGTCAGAACAAGCGGCGCCCCGCCGTCAGCGTCCGCCTCAGCACCACCGAACGCACCGAAGTCGAAGGGGCCGCCGACCACGCCGGCGCAAGTCTCGCCAAGTTCATGGCCCAGGCATCGCTGGCAGCCGCCCACGACATCAACCGCGTCGCGGCGAACCTGCTCGACCTGCGCGGCACCATCCGCGAACTCGTCGCCGCCCGAACCGACCTGGCCCGGGTCGGCAACAACATCAACCAGATCGCCCGCACCCTGAACTCCGGCGGTGACCCCATCGGCGCCGAAGCCGCCCTCGCTGACGTCCGCCGCGCCGCCGCCCGCCTCGAAACCGCTGCCCAGCAGCTGGTGGAACGCGCGTGA
- a CDS encoding relaxase/mobilization nuclease domain-containing protein has protein sequence MIPSIHKPGAHSVGAIGYLYSTGRGHEAHTDPHLVASLDGLAPDPARDPQATFKHLAAYLDLPVQAVDPAERPAQHVWHCSVRAAPEDPVLTDAQWADIARRMVHATGIAPEGDDGACRWIAVRHADDHIHVLATKVRQDGTKPRDSYSYKRAQAEARRIEADYGLRRVTPGDGTAAKRPTRAETEKAHRTGRTRTPREQLRTIARTVVAVSTSPEEYLHLLTRSGVLVETLRFPSGDIRGYKVALQGDINAQGQPIWFSGSTLAPDLSYPQIRDRLTTTDLASVAGPRRTNPWHQATAAAERIPHHLDHDDDPASQAHITAFAEALDALPFNAPQEIRPHLRQAAIDFERASRSRIQADHQHARTLRNAVRAIARQPAIGDGAALAMFLDAALLALIAIQRWQAARHQGQQVEAARRTLVHIQVAYDQAAHTPLAALTHRAPPQSDADRHAQRIRQTVSAYAEQILHDSHWPALATVLTDAEAAGHDPSRLLQQATDQRALTDAHSPTQILIWRIQRLAARPAPSPRARAAQARSTVATRRTPPASAVQRPVHQPESAPGPTNSDGHRHPRR, from the coding sequence GTGATCCCCTCGATCCACAAACCGGGCGCCCACTCCGTCGGCGCGATCGGCTACCTCTACAGCACCGGCCGCGGCCACGAGGCCCACACCGACCCCCACCTCGTGGCCTCCCTCGACGGCCTCGCACCCGACCCCGCCCGCGACCCGCAGGCCACCTTCAAACACCTCGCCGCCTACCTCGACCTGCCCGTCCAAGCCGTCGACCCCGCCGAACGCCCCGCGCAGCACGTCTGGCACTGCTCCGTCCGCGCCGCCCCCGAAGACCCCGTGCTCACCGACGCCCAATGGGCCGACATCGCCCGCCGCATGGTGCACGCCACCGGCATCGCACCCGAAGGTGACGACGGCGCCTGCCGCTGGATCGCCGTGCGCCACGCCGACGACCACATCCACGTCCTGGCCACGAAAGTCCGCCAGGACGGCACCAAGCCCCGCGACTCCTACTCCTACAAACGCGCCCAGGCCGAGGCCCGCCGGATCGAAGCCGACTACGGCCTGCGCCGCGTCACCCCCGGCGACGGCACCGCCGCCAAGCGCCCCACCCGCGCCGAAACAGAAAAAGCCCACCGCACCGGCCGCACCCGCACACCCCGCGAACAGCTCCGTACGATCGCCCGCACCGTCGTCGCCGTGTCCACCAGCCCCGAGGAGTACCTGCACCTGCTCACCCGCAGCGGCGTCCTCGTCGAGACCCTGCGCTTCCCCTCAGGCGACATCCGCGGCTACAAAGTCGCCCTCCAGGGCGACATCAACGCCCAAGGCCAGCCCATCTGGTTCTCCGGCTCCACCCTCGCCCCCGACCTGTCCTACCCCCAGATCCGCGACCGCCTCACCACCACAGACCTCGCCTCGGTGGCCGGCCCGCGCCGGACCAACCCGTGGCACCAGGCCACCGCTGCCGCCGAGCGCATCCCGCACCACCTCGACCACGATGACGACCCCGCATCCCAGGCCCACATCACCGCCTTCGCCGAAGCCCTCGATGCCCTCCCTTTCAACGCACCCCAGGAGATTCGGCCCCACCTCCGGCAGGCGGCAATCGACTTCGAACGCGCAAGCCGCTCCCGCATCCAAGCCGACCACCAACACGCCCGAACGCTGCGCAACGCCGTCCGAGCGATCGCCCGCCAACCCGCCATCGGCGACGGAGCCGCACTGGCAATGTTCCTCGACGCCGCACTCCTGGCCCTCATCGCCATCCAGCGCTGGCAGGCTGCTCGCCACCAAGGCCAGCAGGTCGAAGCCGCCCGCCGAACCCTCGTCCACATCCAAGTCGCCTACGACCAGGCCGCGCACACGCCACTCGCTGCCCTCACCCACCGCGCCCCGCCGCAATCGGATGCCGACCGTCACGCCCAGCGGATACGCCAGACCGTCTCCGCCTATGCCGAGCAGATCCTCCACGACTCCCACTGGCCGGCCCTCGCCACTGTCCTCACCGATGCCGAGGCCGCCGGCCACGACCCCAGCCGGCTCCTGCAACAGGCGACCGACCAGCGCGCCCTCACCGACGCCCACTCACCCACCCAGATTCTGATCTGGCGCATCCAACGCCTGGCGGCACGCCCCGCCCCCAGCCCCCGCGCCCGAGCAGCCCAAGCCCGAAGCACCGTTGCCACACGTCGAACTCCACCCGCATCAGCAGTCCAGCGACCAGTTCACCAGCCAGAATCAGCCCCAGGCCCCACGAACAGCGACGGCCACCGGCATCCCCGACGCTGA